The following are encoded together in the Planococcus antarcticus DSM 14505 genome:
- the rsmG gene encoding 16S rRNA (guanine(527)-N(7))-methyltransferase RsmG, with translation MSEQQFKDALSEKGIFLTEEQLKQFRIYYEELVEWNEKMNLTAITEQPAVYLKHFYDSITAAFYLDFTKSMKLCDVGAGAGFPSIPLKICFPHIEVTIVDSLNKRIQFLEHLSSKLGLTKVQFVHSRAEDFGQSLHRESYDLVTARAVARLSVLAELCVPLVKKGGVFAAMKAASAADELDDAEKALLKLGVKLDAIHSFLLPIEESERYIQVFKKFKQTPKKYPRKAGVPNKSPIS, from the coding sequence TTGAGTGAACAACAGTTTAAAGATGCCCTCAGTGAAAAAGGCATCTTCCTGACCGAAGAGCAGTTAAAGCAATTTCGGATTTACTACGAGGAACTAGTCGAATGGAATGAAAAAATGAATCTTACGGCAATCACGGAACAGCCAGCCGTTTACTTAAAGCACTTCTATGACTCGATCACTGCCGCATTCTATTTGGATTTTACAAAGTCCATGAAACTTTGTGACGTCGGAGCTGGAGCCGGATTCCCCAGCATTCCACTTAAAATTTGTTTTCCTCATATCGAAGTGACGATTGTGGATTCCTTAAACAAACGCATTCAGTTTCTCGAGCATTTGAGTAGCAAACTTGGACTCACTAAAGTGCAATTCGTCCATTCAAGAGCAGAAGATTTTGGACAGTCTTTGCACCGTGAAAGCTATGACTTGGTAACTGCACGTGCTGTAGCCCGTCTGTCGGTCTTGGCAGAATTGTGTGTGCCACTTGTGAAAAAAGGTGGGGTGTTTGCGGCAATGAAAGCCGCATCTGCTGCAGATGAATTAGATGATGCGGAAAAAGCATTGCTGAAGCTGGGCGTGAAATTGGATGCTATTCATTCCTTCCTGTTGCCAATAGAAGAAAGTGAACGCTATATCCAGGTCTTTAAAAAATTTAAACAAACACCAAAGAAATATCCACGGAAAGCTGGAGTCCCGAATAAGTCGCCAATCTCTTAA
- the mnmG gene encoding tRNA uridine-5-carboxymethylaminomethyl(34) synthesis enzyme MnmG translates to MPQYEAGTFDVIVVGAGHAGAEAALASARMGAKTLVLTMNLDMIAFMPCNPSIGGPAKGIVVREIDALGGAMGRVIDKTHIQMRMLNTAKGPAVRALRAQADKVLYQQEMKRLMEEEPNLTLHQGIAEELVVEDGKIQGLITQVGGIYRANSVVITTGTFLRGEIIIGDLRYSSGPNNQQPSIKLAENLENLGFETVRFKTGTPPRVNSNSIDYSKTEIQPGDDVPRAFGHETTEYITDQLPCWLTYTNEHTHQVIDDNLHLSPMYSGMIKGTGPRYCPSIEDKVVRFNDKPRHQIFLEPEGRNTREVYVQGLSTSLPEHVQRKLLESIPGLEKAEMMRAGYAIEYDAIIPTQLWPTLESKKIENLYTAGQINGTSGYEEAAGQGLMAGINAAAKVLGKEEVILSRSDAYIGVLIDDLVTKGTNEPYRLLTSRAEYRLLLRHDNADIRLTELAYAIGLVKEERYVKFLAKKERIEEEIKRLRSVMIKPNETTQQLIRDAGGSELKDGIRGADLLKRPEMTYEMISQLTASTIELEEEVKEQVEIHIKYEGYIEKSLQQVDKLKKMENKKIPDKIDYHAISGIATEARGKLAEVRPLSIAQASRISGVNPADISILLVYIEQGKIAKISV, encoded by the coding sequence ATGCCACAATACGAAGCAGGCACGTTCGATGTCATCGTTGTTGGAGCCGGACATGCAGGAGCAGAAGCTGCTCTTGCCTCGGCACGAATGGGCGCTAAAACGCTTGTTTTAACGATGAATCTGGATATGATCGCATTTATGCCATGCAACCCATCGATTGGTGGGCCAGCGAAAGGCATCGTTGTACGTGAAATTGACGCACTGGGCGGAGCCATGGGGCGCGTTATCGATAAAACACACATTCAAATGAGAATGTTGAATACAGCAAAAGGACCGGCCGTGCGTGCATTGCGTGCACAAGCTGACAAAGTGCTCTACCAGCAGGAGATGAAACGCCTGATGGAAGAAGAGCCGAACTTAACCTTACATCAAGGGATAGCTGAAGAATTGGTCGTTGAAGACGGCAAAATCCAAGGACTGATCACACAAGTTGGAGGCATTTACCGTGCCAACTCCGTCGTTATTACGACCGGAACATTCTTGCGCGGTGAAATCATCATTGGAGATCTGCGCTATTCAAGTGGCCCTAATAACCAGCAACCTTCCATTAAATTGGCAGAAAATCTAGAAAATCTTGGTTTTGAAACTGTCCGCTTTAAAACAGGGACACCTCCGCGCGTCAACAGCAACAGTATTGACTACAGTAAAACTGAAATTCAGCCCGGCGATGATGTACCACGTGCATTTGGTCATGAAACTACTGAATACATCACGGATCAGTTGCCATGCTGGTTAACGTATACAAATGAACACACGCACCAAGTGATTGATGACAATCTTCACCTGTCACCGATGTATTCCGGAATGATTAAAGGAACCGGTCCACGTTATTGTCCTTCAATTGAAGACAAAGTGGTTCGTTTTAATGATAAACCACGTCATCAGATTTTCCTAGAACCCGAAGGTCGTAATACGCGTGAGGTTTACGTACAAGGTCTTTCAACAAGTTTGCCTGAACATGTACAACGGAAGCTATTAGAATCCATTCCGGGGCTTGAGAAGGCTGAAATGATGCGTGCAGGTTATGCTATCGAATATGATGCCATCATTCCAACGCAATTATGGCCGACATTAGAGTCGAAAAAAATTGAAAATCTCTATACTGCAGGACAAATCAATGGAACCTCTGGCTACGAAGAAGCAGCGGGACAGGGCTTGATGGCCGGAATTAACGCAGCAGCAAAAGTGTTAGGCAAAGAAGAAGTTATTTTAAGTCGTTCTGACGCTTATATTGGTGTACTGATCGATGATTTGGTGACAAAAGGAACCAATGAGCCTTACCGTCTGTTGACATCTCGTGCAGAATACCGCTTATTACTTCGTCACGACAATGCAGATATACGTCTGACTGAACTGGCTTATGCAATTGGCTTGGTTAAAGAAGAGCGCTATGTGAAATTCCTTGCAAAAAAAGAACGTATTGAAGAAGAAATTAAGCGTTTGAGAAGCGTCATGATCAAGCCAAATGAAACGACCCAGCAACTGATTCGTGATGCAGGAGGCAGTGAATTGAAGGACGGCATTCGCGGAGCGGATTTATTGAAACGTCCGGAAATGACCTACGAAATGATTTCTCAGCTGACAGCCTCTACGATAGAGTTGGAAGAAGAAGTAAAAGAACAAGTCGAAATTCATATTAAATACGAAGGCTATATCGAAAAATCATTGCAACAAGTCGATAAACTCAAAAAAATGGAAAACAAAAAGATTCCAGACAAAATTGATTACCATGCAATTTCAGGAATTGCGACTGAAGCCCGTGGTAAACTCGCGGAAGTTCGTCCGCTTTCAATTGCACAGGCTTCTCGCATCTCTGGTGTGAACCCGGCTGACATATCCATCTTATTGGTGTATATTGAACAAGGAAAGATCGCGAAAATTTCAGTTTGA